One genomic window of Enoplosus armatus isolate fEnoArm2 chromosome 19, fEnoArm2.hap1, whole genome shotgun sequence includes the following:
- the LOC139301913 gene encoding sorting nexin-14-like isoform X4, whose product MAGILTYLENLKRGLKIDVLREAGRQYPVFCFLLLSMVSLTVLLNRYIHILMVFWSFLAGVITFYCSLGPESLLPNILLTIKPRNKQRQEQELFPLGHSCAVCGKVKCKRHRPTLLLENYQPWLDLKVHSKVDASIAEVFELVLENFVFPWYRDITDDEACVDELRMTFRFFASVLVRRAQKVDVPAVFADKVMKAAMKHIEIIAKAQEKVKNVEGLQQAALDEYGADLHIALHSRKDELLYLRKLTETLFPYVMPPKATDCRSLALLMREVMAGSVMLPTMDFMADPDTVNLMVLIFVDDTPPEAASEPPSSLVPFLQKYADVSNKKPSVLKLELKEIRDQQDLLFRFMNFLKQEGAVHVLQFCLAVEEFNDKILSPELSDSELQRLHGEVLHIYETYCLDESIDKISFDKFIVEEIRNIAKGPYAGVVKLQTMRCLFEAYEHVLSLLERVFTPMFCHSDEYFRHLLRGAESPTRNSRINRNTSKRGESFGISRIGSKIKGVFKSTTMEGAMLPPCAMNDFDDDLVEEATVVMEDDSPAEPASTPGTLRNLLAWSITIPYVDIYDDEVKRERIPVFCIDVERNDRKEVGHETERWSVYRRYLEFYVLESKLTEFHGTFADAQLPSKRIIGPKNYEFLVSKREEFEEYLQRLLQHPELSNSQLLADFLSPHSMESQFLDRMLPDVNLGKIFKSVPGKLIKEKGQNLEPFIQSFFNSCESPKPKPSRPELTILSPSAENNKKLFNQLFKNNANLSESWEWKHNPNYFLEMVTVDGMYDYMLYVGRAVFHMSDWLHHVLAAGRILFKNTFEAYMDQYMQSKLEQILQEHHMVSLITQLRDAVFCENSEERTTEDKQTRAKQTFEEMMKYLPDFVGKCIGEEAKYEGIRLLFDGFQQPLLNKQMTYVLLDIAVQELFPELCKQGAKEAIIV is encoded by the exons ATGGCAGGTATTTTAACGTATTTGGAGAATTTGAAGCGGGGACTGAAGATCGACGTCCTGAGAGAGGCTGGACGTCAGTATCCAGTCTtctgctttctgctgctgtccATGGTCTCACTCACGGTGCTGCTCAACAG GTATATCCACATCCTGATGGTCTTCTGGTCCTTCCTGGCTGGTGTCATCACTTTCTATTGCTCCCTTGGACCGGAGTCCCTTCTCCCAAACATCCTCCTCACCATAAAGCCAAGGAACAAA CAGCGGCAGGAGCAGGAGTTGTTTCCTCTGGGCCACAGCTGTGCCGTGTGCGGGAAGGTCAAGTGCAAACGTCACCG GCCGACGCTGCTCCTTGAAAACTATCAGCCGTGGTTGGACCTGAAGGTTCATTCAAAAGTGGACGCTTCAATAGCAGAG GTGTTCGAGTTAGTCCTGGAGAACTTTGTGTTCCCCTGGTACAG GGACATCACAGATGACGAGGCCTGTGTGGACGAACTGAGGATGACCTTTCGCTTCTTCGCATCGGTGCTTGTCCGCCGGGCTCAGAAG GTTGatgttcctgctgtgtttgcagACAAAGTGATGAAAGCTGCAATGAAGCATATTGAAATTATAGCAAAAGCTCAAGAAAAAG tgaaGAACGTGGAGGGTTTGCAGCAGGCAGCTCTGGACGAATATGGCGCTGACCTTCACATCGCGTTGCACAGCCGGAAGGACGAGCTGCTCTACCTGAGGAAGCTGACTGAGACGCTGTTTCCCTACGTCATGCCCCCCAAAGCAACAGACTGCAG GTCTCTGGCTCTGTTGATGCGGGAGGTGATGGCCGGATCCGTCATGTTACCAACCATGGATTTCATGGCTGACCCT GACactgtgaacctcatggtgctGATATTTGTTGATGACACTCCT CCAGAAGCAGCCTCAGAGCCTCCGTCTAGTCTGGTTccatttttacagaaatatgCAGACGTCAGCAACAAGAAGCCGTCT GTGCTGAAGTTGGAGCTGAAGGAGATCAGGGACCAGCAGGATCTCCTCTTTCGTTTCATGAACTTCCTGAAGCAGGAAGGAGCCGTGCACGTGCTGCAGTTCTGCCTCGCTGTGG AGGAGTTTAACGATAAGATCCTGAGTCCGGAGCTGAGTGACTCCGAGCTGCAGCGTCTGCACGGCGAGGTGCTGCACATCTACGAGACCTACTGCCTGGACGAGAGCATTGACAAGATCAGCTTCGACAAGTTCATCGTGGAGGAGATCAGGAACA tcGCTAAAGGTCCGTACGCCGGCGTGGTGAAGCTGCAGACGATGCGCTGCCTGTTTGAGGCGTACGAACAcgtcctctctctgctggagaGAGTCTTCACCCCGATGTTCTGCCACAGCGACGAA TACTTCAGACACCTGCTGAGGGGGGCAGAGTCTCCAACAAGGAACTCAAGAATCAACAG AAACACGTCAAAACGAGGGGAGTCGTTCGGGATCAGCAGAATCGGCAGCAAAATCAAGGGCGTGTTCAAGAGCACGACGATGGAGGGAGCCATGCTGCCGCCCTGCGCCATGAACGACTTCGACGATGATTTG gtggaggaggcgaCCGTCGTGATGGAGGACGACTCCCCCGCCGAGCCGGCCAGCACACCGGGGACCCTGAGGAACCTGTTGGCCTGGAGCATCACCATCCCCTACGTCGACATCTACGACGACGAGGTCAAGAGGGAGCGGATCCCCGTCTTCTGCATCGACGTGGAACGCAACGACAGGAAGGAAG TTGGTCATGAAACTGAGAGGTGGTCGGTCTACAGGAGATATCTGGAGTTCTACGTACTGGAATCCAAACTCACTGAGTTCCACG gcaCATTTGCAGACGCACAGCTTCCATCCAAAAGAATTATTGGACCAAAGAATTACGAGTTCCTCGTATCAAAAAGGGAAGAATTTGAGGAATATTTACAG agactCCTGCAGCATCCAGAGCTCAGTAACAGTCAGCTGCTGGcagacttcctgtctcctcacAGCATGGAGTCTCAGTTCCTGGACAGAATGCTGCCTGACGTCAACCTGG gaaagaTTTTCAAGTCTGTACCGGGGAAGCTGATAAAAGAG AAAGGACAGAACCTGGAGCCGTTCATCCAGTCCTTCTTCAACTCCTGCGAGTCGCCCAAACCCAAACCCAGCAGGCCTGAGCTGACCATCCTCAGCCCCTCCGCCGAGAACAACAAGAAG CTCTTCAACCAGCTCTTCAAGAACAACGCAAACCTGTCGGAGAGCTGGGAGTGGAAGCACAACCCCAACTACTTCCTGGAGATGGTCACCGTTGACGGCATGTACGACTACATGTTGTACGTCG GTCGGGCGGTGTTCCACATGTCGGACTGGCTGCACCACGTCCTGGCCGCAGGGAGGATCCTGTTCAAGAACACCTTCGAAGCCTACATGGACCAGTACATGCAGTCCAAGCTGGAGCAGATCCTCCAGGAGCACCACATGGTGTCCCTCATCACTCAGCTCAGAG ACGCCGTCTTCTGTGAGAACAGCGAGGAGCGAACCACAGAGGACAAGCAGACCAGAGCCAAGCAGACGTTTGAGGAGATGATGAAGTATTTACCAG ACTTTGTGGGAAAGTGCATCGGCGAGGAGGCAAAGTACGAAGGCATCCGGCTCCTGTTTGACGGGTTCCAGCAGCCTCTCCTCAACAAGCAG ATGACGTACGTCCTGCTGGACATCGCCGTGCAGGAGCTTTTCCCTGAACTCTGCAAG CAGGGAGCGAAGGAAGCCATCATCGTGTGA
- the LOC139301913 gene encoding sorting nexin-14-like isoform X5, translating into MAGILTYLENLKRGLKIDVLREAGRQYPVFCFLLLSMVSLTVLLNRYIHILMVFWSFLAGVITFYCSLGPESLLPNILLTIKPRNKRQEQELFPLGHSCAVCGKVKCKRHRPTLLLENYQPWLDLKVHSKVDASIAEVFELVLENFVFPWYRDITDDEACVDELRMTFRFFASVLVRRAQKVDVPAVFADKVMKAAMKHIEIIAKAQEKVKNVEGLQQAALDEYGADLHIALHSRKDELLYLRKLTETLFPYVMPPKATDCRSLALLMREVMAGSVMLPTMDFMADPDTVNLMVLIFVDDTPPEAASEPPSSLVPFLQKYADVSNKKPSVLKLELKEIRDQQDLLFRFMNFLKQEGAVHVLQFCLAVEEFNDKILSPELSDSELQRLHGEVLHIYETYCLDESIDKISFDKFIVEEIRNIAKGPYAGVVKLQTMRCLFEAYEHVLSLLERVFTPMFCHSDEYFRHLLRGAESPTRNSRINRNTSKRGESFGISRIGSKIKGVFKSTTMEGAMLPPCAMNDFDDDLVEEATVVMEDDSPAEPASTPGTLRNLLAWSITIPYVDIYDDEVKRERIPVFCIDVERNDRKEVGHETERWSVYRRYLEFYVLESKLTEFHGTFADAQLPSKRIIGPKNYEFLVSKREEFEEYLQRLLQHPELSNSQLLADFLSPHSMESQFLDRMLPDVNLGKIFKSVPGKLIKEKGQNLEPFIQSFFNSCESPKPKPSRPELTILSPSAENNKKLFNQLFKNNANLSESWEWKHNPNYFLEMVTVDGMYDYMLYVGRAVFHMSDWLHHVLAAGRILFKNTFEAYMDQYMQSKLEQILQEHHMVSLITQLRDAVFCENSEERTTEDKQTRAKQTFEEMMKYLPDFVGKCIGEEAKYEGIRLLFDGFQQPLLNKQMTYVLLDIAVQELFPELCKQGAKEAIIV; encoded by the exons ATGGCAGGTATTTTAACGTATTTGGAGAATTTGAAGCGGGGACTGAAGATCGACGTCCTGAGAGAGGCTGGACGTCAGTATCCAGTCTtctgctttctgctgctgtccATGGTCTCACTCACGGTGCTGCTCAACAG GTATATCCACATCCTGATGGTCTTCTGGTCCTTCCTGGCTGGTGTCATCACTTTCTATTGCTCCCTTGGACCGGAGTCCCTTCTCCCAAACATCCTCCTCACCATAAAGCCAAGGAACAAA CGGCAGGAGCAGGAGTTGTTTCCTCTGGGCCACAGCTGTGCCGTGTGCGGGAAGGTCAAGTGCAAACGTCACCG GCCGACGCTGCTCCTTGAAAACTATCAGCCGTGGTTGGACCTGAAGGTTCATTCAAAAGTGGACGCTTCAATAGCAGAG GTGTTCGAGTTAGTCCTGGAGAACTTTGTGTTCCCCTGGTACAG GGACATCACAGATGACGAGGCCTGTGTGGACGAACTGAGGATGACCTTTCGCTTCTTCGCATCGGTGCTTGTCCGCCGGGCTCAGAAG GTTGatgttcctgctgtgtttgcagACAAAGTGATGAAAGCTGCAATGAAGCATATTGAAATTATAGCAAAAGCTCAAGAAAAAG tgaaGAACGTGGAGGGTTTGCAGCAGGCAGCTCTGGACGAATATGGCGCTGACCTTCACATCGCGTTGCACAGCCGGAAGGACGAGCTGCTCTACCTGAGGAAGCTGACTGAGACGCTGTTTCCCTACGTCATGCCCCCCAAAGCAACAGACTGCAG GTCTCTGGCTCTGTTGATGCGGGAGGTGATGGCCGGATCCGTCATGTTACCAACCATGGATTTCATGGCTGACCCT GACactgtgaacctcatggtgctGATATTTGTTGATGACACTCCT CCAGAAGCAGCCTCAGAGCCTCCGTCTAGTCTGGTTccatttttacagaaatatgCAGACGTCAGCAACAAGAAGCCGTCT GTGCTGAAGTTGGAGCTGAAGGAGATCAGGGACCAGCAGGATCTCCTCTTTCGTTTCATGAACTTCCTGAAGCAGGAAGGAGCCGTGCACGTGCTGCAGTTCTGCCTCGCTGTGG AGGAGTTTAACGATAAGATCCTGAGTCCGGAGCTGAGTGACTCCGAGCTGCAGCGTCTGCACGGCGAGGTGCTGCACATCTACGAGACCTACTGCCTGGACGAGAGCATTGACAAGATCAGCTTCGACAAGTTCATCGTGGAGGAGATCAGGAACA tcGCTAAAGGTCCGTACGCCGGCGTGGTGAAGCTGCAGACGATGCGCTGCCTGTTTGAGGCGTACGAACAcgtcctctctctgctggagaGAGTCTTCACCCCGATGTTCTGCCACAGCGACGAA TACTTCAGACACCTGCTGAGGGGGGCAGAGTCTCCAACAAGGAACTCAAGAATCAACAG AAACACGTCAAAACGAGGGGAGTCGTTCGGGATCAGCAGAATCGGCAGCAAAATCAAGGGCGTGTTCAAGAGCACGACGATGGAGGGAGCCATGCTGCCGCCCTGCGCCATGAACGACTTCGACGATGATTTG gtggaggaggcgaCCGTCGTGATGGAGGACGACTCCCCCGCCGAGCCGGCCAGCACACCGGGGACCCTGAGGAACCTGTTGGCCTGGAGCATCACCATCCCCTACGTCGACATCTACGACGACGAGGTCAAGAGGGAGCGGATCCCCGTCTTCTGCATCGACGTGGAACGCAACGACAGGAAGGAAG TTGGTCATGAAACTGAGAGGTGGTCGGTCTACAGGAGATATCTGGAGTTCTACGTACTGGAATCCAAACTCACTGAGTTCCACG gcaCATTTGCAGACGCACAGCTTCCATCCAAAAGAATTATTGGACCAAAGAATTACGAGTTCCTCGTATCAAAAAGGGAAGAATTTGAGGAATATTTACAG agactCCTGCAGCATCCAGAGCTCAGTAACAGTCAGCTGCTGGcagacttcctgtctcctcacAGCATGGAGTCTCAGTTCCTGGACAGAATGCTGCCTGACGTCAACCTGG gaaagaTTTTCAAGTCTGTACCGGGGAAGCTGATAAAAGAG AAAGGACAGAACCTGGAGCCGTTCATCCAGTCCTTCTTCAACTCCTGCGAGTCGCCCAAACCCAAACCCAGCAGGCCTGAGCTGACCATCCTCAGCCCCTCCGCCGAGAACAACAAGAAG CTCTTCAACCAGCTCTTCAAGAACAACGCAAACCTGTCGGAGAGCTGGGAGTGGAAGCACAACCCCAACTACTTCCTGGAGATGGTCACCGTTGACGGCATGTACGACTACATGTTGTACGTCG GTCGGGCGGTGTTCCACATGTCGGACTGGCTGCACCACGTCCTGGCCGCAGGGAGGATCCTGTTCAAGAACACCTTCGAAGCCTACATGGACCAGTACATGCAGTCCAAGCTGGAGCAGATCCTCCAGGAGCACCACATGGTGTCCCTCATCACTCAGCTCAGAG ACGCCGTCTTCTGTGAGAACAGCGAGGAGCGAACCACAGAGGACAAGCAGACCAGAGCCAAGCAGACGTTTGAGGAGATGATGAAGTATTTACCAG ACTTTGTGGGAAAGTGCATCGGCGAGGAGGCAAAGTACGAAGGCATCCGGCTCCTGTTTGACGGGTTCCAGCAGCCTCTCCTCAACAAGCAG ATGACGTACGTCCTGCTGGACATCGCCGTGCAGGAGCTTTTCCCTGAACTCTGCAAG CAGGGAGCGAAGGAAGCCATCATCGTGTGA